One stretch of Corynebacterium imitans DNA includes these proteins:
- a CDS encoding DUF4118 domain-containing protein: protein MKRFTTAALAATTALAMTIAPAHAADDPSKPNSSEFYQECLKELDEMEQAAKKRGNEEEFKKLRQERASERGYSGSSNEGVCIGLATDDNPGAVALIILLPVAIVALIGGGIYAAASGMIPGVSLPGVPGLPKL from the coding sequence ATGAAGCGTTTTACAACCGCGGCACTCGCCGCCACCACCGCACTGGCCATGACCATCGCTCCGGCACACGCCGCGGACGATCCTTCCAAGCCCAACTCATCAGAGTTCTACCAGGAGTGCCTGAAGGAACTTGACGAGATGGAGCAGGCAGCAAAGAAAAGAGGAAATGAAGAGGAGTTTAAGAAGCTCCGCCAGGAACGAGCTTCAGAGCGCGGCTACTCGGGATCGAGCAACGAGGGTGTGTGCATCGGGCTGGCCACCGATGACAATCCGGGTGCCGTCGCGCTGATAATCCTTCTCCCGGTGGCGATCGTCGCACTGATTGGTGGTGGCATCTACGCAGCCGCCTCCGGCATGATCCCGGGTGTCTCTCTTCCGGGTGTTCCGGGCCTCCCGAAGCTGTAG
- a CDS encoding RNA-binding domain-containing protein, translated as MQRDFHQDPTQLVAIAEDQWFERKSFRIKPKDLAKTIVGMANAEGGIIAVGITDRNFDGRPSARQDNDLRQTTLDHTDPTVRVRIEVLDVDENAQVYLFNVLPSERVHYLKSGECFLRVGDESRQLKADDILELRYTKGEQQYDATVPPRATMQDLDMELVAKYAGAIGSSTPLDALKARNLIDKDGNPRTAAILLFGTNPQEFFPNAHIRVLRFGEDQRLPGQMQQLIDDHRFDGPLPRQIQEAQKVIGGLLPSVRRLTGAGRFEDENLIPHDVWLEGLVNAVVHRSYSMAGDHIRFEIFPGRIEISSPGRFPGLVDPTRPESIARFARNPLIARVTAELRIGQELGEGIRRMFASMRRVGFADPVYTQTSGSVILTLKAVQRLDNDLLRNLPRHSKAVLSVLETADRPMSTGEVAEVLGLSAPPARRALQAMRDAGIVQWRGNGPRDPRATWSIGSLLH; from the coding sequence ATGCAACGAGATTTCCACCAGGACCCAACACAGCTTGTGGCGATTGCCGAGGATCAGTGGTTCGAGCGAAAGTCGTTCCGGATTAAGCCAAAAGACCTGGCCAAGACGATCGTCGGCATGGCTAATGCTGAAGGGGGCATCATTGCGGTGGGCATTACCGACCGCAACTTCGATGGTCGGCCTTCCGCTCGCCAGGACAACGACCTGCGTCAAACCACCTTGGATCACACTGATCCGACCGTGCGGGTGCGAATCGAGGTCCTGGACGTAGATGAGAATGCGCAAGTGTACCTCTTTAACGTGCTTCCAAGCGAGCGCGTTCACTATCTGAAATCGGGCGAGTGCTTCTTGCGCGTCGGTGACGAGTCACGGCAGCTGAAAGCAGACGACATCCTGGAGCTTCGATACACGAAGGGCGAGCAACAGTACGACGCCACGGTGCCGCCAAGGGCGACTATGCAGGATCTCGACATGGAGCTTGTCGCCAAATACGCAGGTGCGATCGGCTCTTCAACGCCCCTCGACGCGCTGAAAGCTCGAAACCTCATCGACAAGGACGGTAATCCACGGACTGCCGCCATCCTGCTCTTCGGTACGAACCCGCAGGAGTTTTTCCCCAACGCCCACATCCGTGTCCTTCGCTTTGGCGAGGATCAGCGTTTGCCGGGGCAAATGCAGCAGCTTATCGACGACCATCGGTTCGATGGCCCACTCCCCCGCCAAATCCAGGAGGCTCAAAAGGTCATCGGTGGACTGCTGCCATCCGTTCGGCGGCTTACGGGGGCAGGCCGGTTTGAAGACGAGAACTTGATTCCGCACGATGTCTGGCTTGAAGGACTCGTAAACGCCGTGGTCCATCGGTCATACAGCATGGCTGGCGACCACATTCGGTTTGAGATCTTCCCCGGCAGAATCGAGATTTCAAGCCCAGGTAGGTTTCCGGGACTCGTGGACCCAACACGGCCCGAGTCCATCGCAAGATTTGCGCGAAACCCCTTGATCGCGCGAGTAACCGCAGAGCTTCGAATTGGTCAGGAGCTGGGCGAAGGCATTCGACGCATGTTTGCAAGCATGCGTCGGGTAGGTTTTGCTGATCCGGTATACACGCAAACGAGCGGAAGCGTGATCTTGACGCTCAAGGCGGTACAGCGGTTAGACAATGACCTTCTGCGCAACTTGCCGAGGCATTCCAAAGCAGTACTGTCCGTGCTGGAAACAGCGGATCGCCCCATGTCTACAGGAGAAGTGGCTGAGGTACTCGGACTTTCTGCTCCACCGGCGCGTCGAGCGCTCCAAGCAATGCGCGATGCTGGCATTGTGCAATGGCGAGGCAATGGGCCCCGAGACCCACGTGCGACCTGGAGTATCGGGAGCCTGCTTCACTAG
- a CDS encoding DUF4032 domain-containing protein, protein MLEKLSVVSPTYAPTLLKMPWSTPLEEWSTDLLAALPRGISRHTVRLVEADGLVFAVKEIGERVAYHEYRNLRRLQELGVPCVVPVAVITHRRDEDGEELTPCLVTEHLRFSLPYRDVFSRDPAADVVSKLVRALAVLLVRLHLLGFYWGDVSLSNTLFRRDADQFSAYLVDAETGEFHEPLSQGRRLYDVDVARVNIIGELMDLQAAGAIDEDADVIALGNAIEAVYLELWDLVTGELVVEGDAFDAVAKRVEAINALGFDVGEMEIENEGNRYRIIIEPAVFSTGFYQKKLLQLTGLHVQDGQAQRLLGEMEVYRAVRYGGKLPLEAVAHRWMVREYEPVVALIPEPLREKLEPAQIFHEILDHRWFLSQNEHRFVPLMEAAASYFQRVLPGHRDEAMVYRLPPMPPPDQTGNTS, encoded by the coding sequence GTGCTGGAAAAGCTCAGCGTTGTTTCTCCCACGTACGCGCCCACGCTGCTGAAGATGCCGTGGTCCACTCCGCTCGAGGAGTGGAGCACGGACCTGCTCGCGGCGCTCCCGCGCGGCATCTCGCGGCACACCGTGCGCCTGGTTGAGGCGGATGGCCTCGTCTTCGCGGTCAAGGAGATCGGGGAGCGGGTGGCCTACCACGAGTACCGCAACCTGCGCCGACTCCAGGAGTTGGGCGTGCCGTGCGTGGTGCCTGTCGCGGTGATTACGCACCGCCGCGATGAGGACGGGGAGGAGCTGACCCCCTGCCTGGTCACGGAGCACCTGCGCTTTTCGCTGCCGTACCGCGATGTCTTTTCGCGCGACCCCGCGGCGGACGTGGTGTCCAAGCTGGTGCGCGCCCTGGCCGTGCTGCTCGTGCGCCTGCACCTGCTCGGCTTCTACTGGGGCGACGTGTCGCTGTCCAACACGCTCTTTCGCCGCGATGCGGACCAGTTCTCCGCCTACCTGGTCGATGCGGAGACCGGCGAGTTCCACGAACCACTGTCGCAGGGCCGCAGGCTTTACGACGTCGACGTGGCCCGCGTCAACATCATCGGCGAACTTATGGACCTCCAGGCCGCCGGCGCCATCGACGAGGACGCCGACGTCATCGCCCTTGGCAACGCCATCGAGGCCGTCTACCTCGAACTCTGGGACCTGGTCACCGGTGAGCTGGTGGTGGAGGGGGATGCGTTTGATGCCGTCGCAAAGCGGGTCGAAGCGATCAACGCACTCGGCTTCGACGTCGGCGAGATGGAGATTGAAAACGAAGGCAACCGCTACCGCATCATCATCGAGCCGGCCGTGTTCTCCACCGGCTTCTACCAAAAGAAACTGCTGCAGCTGACCGGCCTTCACGTCCAGGACGGGCAGGCACAGCGGCTGCTGGGCGAGATGGAGGTCTACCGGGCGGTGCGCTACGGCGGAAAGCTGCCGCTAGAAGCGGTGGCGCACCGGTGGATGGTGCGCGAGTACGAGCCGGTGGTGGCGCTGATCCCCGAGCCGCTGCGGGAGAAGCTCGAGCCGGCGCAGATCTTCCACGAGATCCTGGACCACCGGTGGTTCCTCAGCCAGAACGAGCACCGCTTCGTGCCGCTCATGGAGGCTGCCGCGTCGTACTTCCAGCGCGTACTACCGGGACACCGGGACGAGGCGATGGTGTACCGACTACCCCCGATGCCACCCCCGGACCAAACAGGTAATACCAGCTAA
- a CDS encoding carbohydrate ABC transporter permease — MTTKVTKPAAKPAPSEAKVSGGAKGLIYAVLIFLTIVFLGPIFFILLNSFKDRFAISNNPFALPVGDMWAGFSNYVTGIQGEGFGWAIVWSFVITILSVAAVVFFSSMTAYYITRVKTWWTSTLYYLFVFSMVIPFQMVMFPTVVIADRLGMANPLGMVILYMGFGSGLSVFMFSGFIKSIPLEIEEAATIDGCSPLSTFFRVVMPMLKPTAITVAILNAMWIWNDYLLPYLVVGLSTPYRTIPVVIQQFIGSQGDRDLGAMMAMLVLAIIPIIIFYMSAQKHIVEGVAAGAVKG, encoded by the coding sequence ATGACCACCAAGGTAACGAAGCCTGCCGCGAAGCCAGCCCCCAGCGAGGCGAAGGTTTCCGGCGGCGCAAAGGGCTTGATCTACGCGGTGCTGATCTTCCTCACCATCGTGTTCCTCGGCCCGATCTTCTTCATCCTGCTGAACTCCTTCAAGGACCGCTTCGCCATCTCGAACAACCCGTTCGCCCTGCCGGTTGGCGACATGTGGGCCGGCTTCAGCAACTACGTCACCGGCATCCAAGGCGAGGGCTTCGGCTGGGCAATCGTGTGGTCATTCGTGATCACGATCCTGTCCGTCGCCGCCGTCGTCTTCTTCTCATCCATGACCGCCTACTACATCACCCGTGTGAAGACCTGGTGGACGAGTACCCTGTACTACCTGTTCGTCTTCTCCATGGTCATCCCTTTCCAGATGGTCATGTTCCCCACCGTGGTCATCGCCGACCGCCTCGGCATGGCCAACCCGCTCGGCATGGTCATCCTCTACATGGGCTTCGGCTCCGGCCTGTCCGTCTTCATGTTCTCCGGGTTCATCAAGTCGATCCCGCTTGAGATCGAGGAAGCCGCAACTATCGACGGCTGCTCGCCCCTGTCCACCTTCTTCCGAGTCGTCATGCCGATGCTCAAACCCACCGCGATCACCGTGGCAATCCTCAACGCCATGTGGATCTGGAACGACTACCTCCTCCCATACCTGGTGGTCGGCCTGTCCACGCCGTACCGCACCATCCCGGTGGTCATCCAGCAGTTCATCGGCTCCCAGGGCGACCGCGACCTGGGCGCGATGATGGCCATGCTCGTGCTGGCGATCATCCCCATCATCATCTTCTACATGTCCGCGCAGAAGCACATCGTTGAAGGCGTGGCCGCAGGCGCGGTGAAGGGCTAG
- a CDS encoding dicarboxylate/amino acid:cation symporter, translating into MKSNVLKSLLFWVVVAIILGFLCSLFFSDWLARVFVTFNGLFSNFLGFFVPVLIFALIAPAIAGLGRGAGKWLGITAGVAYGSTIISGLIAWGTASALYPSLLAGSELITNVDDPDAGGLSPYFEVEMPAPFEVMSALLLAFVVGIAMTSVKSNTMHEVLDELNGVIMKVVKSFVVPLLPVFIFGTFLNLGMNDNFGSTMAAFGTVLVLSIVMTILIVLLQYIIAGVIAGRNPFVALKNMLPAYFTALGTSSSAATIPVTYSSTLKNKVDEDVAGFIVPLCATIHLSGSMMKITLYALAVVFMGGLDVTPGQILGFILLLGIMMIAAPGVPGGAIMAAVGLLQANLGFDESMVSLMIAAYIVVDSFGTAANVTGDGAIAMVINKFAQGKIKSQKLDDATQTPSPAAN; encoded by the coding sequence ATGAAATCGAACGTTTTGAAGTCACTGCTGTTCTGGGTCGTCGTGGCTATCATCCTCGGCTTCCTGTGCAGCTTGTTCTTCTCCGACTGGCTCGCGCGTGTCTTTGTCACGTTCAACGGCCTGTTCTCCAACTTCCTGGGCTTCTTCGTGCCCGTGCTGATTTTCGCGCTCATCGCGCCCGCGATCGCCGGCCTCGGCCGCGGCGCGGGCAAGTGGCTCGGCATCACCGCAGGCGTGGCCTACGGCTCCACCATCATCTCCGGCCTGATCGCCTGGGGCACTGCCTCCGCGCTCTACCCCTCGCTGCTGGCAGGCTCCGAGCTGATTACCAACGTGGATGACCCGGACGCGGGCGGCCTGAGCCCCTACTTCGAGGTCGAAATGCCCGCCCCCTTCGAGGTCATGTCGGCCCTCCTGCTGGCCTTCGTCGTGGGCATCGCGATGACGTCGGTGAAGTCGAACACCATGCACGAGGTGCTCGACGAGCTCAACGGCGTCATCATGAAGGTGGTCAAGAGCTTCGTCGTGCCGCTGCTGCCGGTGTTCATCTTCGGCACCTTCCTCAACCTGGGCATGAACGACAACTTCGGCTCCACCATGGCGGCGTTCGGTACCGTGCTGGTCCTGTCCATCGTGATGACGATCCTGATCGTGCTCCTGCAGTACATCATCGCCGGCGTCATCGCAGGCCGGAACCCGTTCGTCGCGCTGAAGAACATGCTGCCGGCCTACTTCACCGCACTCGGCACCTCCTCTTCGGCCGCCACCATCCCGGTCACCTACAGCTCTACGCTGAAGAACAAGGTGGACGAGGACGTCGCAGGCTTCATTGTGCCGCTGTGCGCGACGATCCACCTCTCCGGCTCGATGATGAAGATCACCCTGTACGCGCTCGCCGTCGTCTTCATGGGCGGCCTCGACGTCACCCCCGGCCAGATCCTCGGCTTCATCTTGCTGCTGGGCATCATGATGATCGCCGCGCCGGGCGTGCCTGGCGGCGCGATCATGGCGGCCGTCGGCCTGCTGCAGGCCAACCTCGGCTTCGACGAGTCGATGGTCTCGCTGATGATCGCCGCCTACATCGTCGTCGATTCCTTCGGCACCGCCGCCAACGTCACCGGCGACGGCGCCATCGCGATGGTGATCAACAAGTTTGCGCAGGGCAAGATCAAGAGCCAAAAGCTTGACGACGCCACGCAGACCCCCTCCCCCGCAGCCAACTAA
- a CDS encoding carbohydrate ABC transporter permease, producing MQASLKKYFPIFVLPTLAAFAIAFLVPFIIGFFLSFTKFTTITDATWVGLENYGRVFQEREGFVSAFGFTVAVAVVSIITVNVIAFAIAWTLTRKLKGTNFFRTVFFMPNLIGGIVLGYTWQSMINAVLAHYETTIAADWRFGYAGLIILMNWQLIGYMMIIYIAGLQNVPPELIEAAELDGVSKWEMLRHVTIPMMMPSITICLFLTLSNTFKLFDQNLALTNGAPGQQTEMVALNIVNTMFNRVGAEGVGQAKAVIFVVVVVVIAMFQLRATRSREVEA from the coding sequence ATGCAAGCATCACTGAAAAAGTATTTCCCCATCTTCGTCCTGCCGACGCTGGCGGCCTTTGCCATCGCCTTTTTGGTGCCGTTCATCATCGGCTTCTTCCTGTCCTTTACCAAGTTCACCACGATCACCGATGCCACCTGGGTCGGCCTAGAAAACTACGGCCGCGTCTTCCAGGAACGTGAGGGCTTCGTCTCCGCCTTCGGCTTCACCGTGGCGGTGGCGGTCGTCTCGATCATCACCGTCAACGTGATCGCCTTCGCAATCGCGTGGACGCTGACGCGCAAGCTCAAGGGCACGAACTTCTTCCGCACCGTGTTCTTCATGCCGAACCTCATCGGCGGTATCGTGCTCGGCTACACCTGGCAGTCCATGATCAACGCGGTGCTGGCCCACTACGAGACCACCATCGCCGCCGACTGGCGCTTCGGCTACGCCGGCCTGATCATCCTGATGAACTGGCAGCTGATCGGCTACATGATGATCATCTACATCGCCGGCCTGCAGAACGTGCCGCCCGAGCTCATCGAAGCGGCCGAGCTGGACGGCGTGAGCAAGTGGGAGATGCTGCGGCACGTCACCATCCCGATGATGATGCCGTCCATCACCATCTGCCTCTTCCTCACCCTGTCGAACACCTTCAAACTGTTCGACCAGAACCTCGCGCTGACCAACGGCGCACCGGGGCAGCAGACCGAGATGGTCGCCCTCAACATCGTCAACACCATGTTCAACCGCGTCGGTGCCGAGGGCGTCGGCCAGGCGAAGGCAGTGATCTTCGTTGTCGTCGTGGTTGTCATCGCAATGTTCCAGCTGCGCGCCACCCGCAGCAGGGAAGTGGAGGCATAG
- a CDS encoding ABC transporter substrate-binding protein: MSTRVSKARRVVASVATVMLASISMVACGTNNGPNVYYLNFKPEQAEQFKAIAEEYTAETGIPVKVVTAASGSYMQTLKAEMAKSNAPTLFQINGQEGYGIWKDYLADISDYEVVEALNEDAQPITDKDGSVRGFPFAMEGFGILYNEEIFDRYFALPDPAVASMDEINNFGALKAVAEDMQGKKEELGIDGAFAVTSLIAGEEWRWTNHLMNGPYHYEILDRDINEFQDMPTIDFTYGDNFKQLFDLYLQNSTTKPALAASRATSDSMAEFATGKAAMVQNGNWAWSQIAGDASNVVKEDKIKFMPMYMGLPNEENVGLNVGTENYLAVNNKASEEDQQATRDFLTWLFLSERGKELVVDDLSFIAPFTNYSPEDVPDDPLARQVQAALSDTETEAIPWDFQFSPNQQFRDLYGQNLAQYAIGNMSWDDVVAKLKVDWEYEMANQIALLD, encoded by the coding sequence ATGAGTACGAGAGTCAGCAAGGCTCGGCGTGTGGTGGCGAGTGTGGCGACGGTGATGCTTGCGTCGATAAGCATGGTTGCCTGCGGCACGAACAATGGGCCCAACGTGTATTACCTGAACTTCAAGCCGGAGCAGGCCGAGCAATTCAAGGCGATCGCCGAGGAGTACACGGCGGAGACCGGGATCCCCGTCAAGGTGGTCACGGCCGCATCCGGCTCCTACATGCAGACGCTGAAGGCCGAGATGGCCAAGAGCAACGCGCCCACCCTGTTCCAGATCAACGGCCAGGAAGGCTACGGCATCTGGAAGGACTACCTCGCCGACATCTCCGACTACGAGGTGGTCGAGGCGCTCAACGAGGACGCGCAGCCGATCACCGACAAGGACGGCTCAGTGCGCGGCTTCCCGTTCGCCATGGAGGGCTTTGGCATCCTCTACAACGAGGAGATCTTCGACCGCTACTTCGCACTGCCCGACCCGGCCGTGGCCTCCATGGACGAGATCAACAACTTCGGCGCGCTCAAGGCCGTCGCCGAGGATATGCAGGGCAAGAAAGAGGAGCTGGGTATCGACGGCGCGTTTGCCGTGACCAGCCTCATCGCCGGTGAAGAGTGGCGCTGGACCAACCACCTGATGAACGGGCCGTACCACTACGAGATCCTCGACCGCGACATCAACGAGTTCCAGGACATGCCCACCATCGACTTCACCTACGGCGACAACTTCAAGCAGCTGTTCGACCTGTACCTGCAGAACTCCACGACCAAACCGGCACTGGCCGCCTCCCGCGCCACCAGCGATTCCATGGCGGAGTTCGCCACCGGCAAGGCGGCGATGGTGCAGAACGGTAACTGGGCCTGGAGCCAGATTGCTGGCGACGCCTCGAACGTGGTCAAGGAAGACAAGATCAAGTTCATGCCCATGTACATGGGCCTGCCCAACGAGGAAAACGTCGGGCTGAACGTCGGCACCGAGAACTACCTCGCGGTGAACAACAAGGCCAGCGAGGAAGACCAGCAGGCCACCCGCGACTTCCTCACCTGGCTGTTCCTCTCCGAGCGCGGCAAGGAACTGGTGGTGGATGACCTGTCATTCATCGCGCCGTTTACCAACTACAGCCCCGAAGACGTGCCGGACGACCCGCTGGCCCGCCAGGTGCAGGCCGCGCTTTCTGATACCGAGACCGAAGCCATCCCCTGGGACTTCCAATTCAGCCCCAACCAGCAGTTCCGCGACCTCTACGGCCAGAACCTCGCCCAGTACGCCATTGGCAACATGAGCTGGGACGACGTGGTGGCCAAGCTCAAGGTCGACTGGGAGTACGAGATGGCCAACCAGATCGCCTTGCTGGACTAG
- a CDS encoding anthranilate synthase component 1, which yields MSNPPQQFAPERPPRFTHKAVRYHEDAASLFAHLGGTTADDSVLLESADITTRSGLQSLAVLRASLRVTCYGQRVIVEPLTASGQVLADGLRTQLSDYAAGDNTYEFPPSAAADERERLTATSTVEVLRALTTSAGYGNEDFPLLAGGFAYDFLETFEELPEVTDGANTYPDYQYVLAEVLLRIDHKEQTAYLAGVDAAGEGIDLDELAAHIESAEPGADHAYQPTEPASDTLRVRADIPDAQFCADVDKLKDNIYNGDIYQVVPARSFVTECVDAFAAYLKLRETNPSPYMFYLRGMDKHGKPYQLFGASPESNLKFSHTDREVQLYPIAGTRPRGLAADGSIDHELDTRMELQLRTDAKEVAEHTMLVDLARNDVARVATPGTRKVVDLLQVDRYSRVMHLVSRVTAELAEDLDALDAYRACMNMGTLTGAPKLRATELLRELEGTRRGSYGGAVGYLQGNGDMDNCIVIRSAFVSGTTAVVQAGAGVVRDSNPQSEADETLHKAYAVLNAIALAANAELEVEK from the coding sequence ATGAGCAACCCCCCGCAACAGTTCGCACCGGAGAGACCACCCCGGTTTACGCACAAGGCTGTTCGCTACCACGAGGACGCCGCGAGCCTGTTCGCCCACCTCGGCGGCACCACCGCGGACGATTCCGTACTCCTCGAGTCTGCGGACATTACGACCCGCTCCGGTCTCCAATCCCTGGCCGTGCTCCGCGCCTCCCTGCGCGTGACCTGCTACGGGCAGCGCGTGATCGTCGAGCCGCTCACCGCTTCTGGGCAGGTGCTTGCCGACGGCCTGCGCACGCAGCTGAGCGACTACGCCGCCGGAGACAACACCTATGAGTTTCCGCCGTCGGCCGCCGCGGACGAGCGCGAGCGGCTCACCGCAACCTCCACCGTCGAGGTGCTGCGCGCGCTGACCACGAGTGCCGGCTACGGCAACGAGGACTTTCCGCTGCTGGCTGGCGGCTTCGCCTACGACTTCTTGGAGACCTTCGAGGAACTCCCGGAAGTCACGGACGGGGCAAACACCTACCCGGACTACCAGTACGTGCTGGCCGAAGTCCTACTACGCATCGATCATAAGGAGCAGACCGCGTATCTCGCGGGCGTGGACGCGGCAGGCGAGGGCATCGACTTGGACGAGCTCGCCGCGCACATCGAGTCCGCCGAGCCGGGAGCTGATCACGCTTACCAACCGACGGAACCTGCATCCGACACCCTGCGCGTGCGCGCCGACATCCCCGACGCCCAGTTCTGCGCGGACGTGGACAAGCTCAAAGACAACATCTACAACGGCGACATCTACCAGGTGGTGCCCGCCCGCTCCTTCGTCACCGAGTGCGTGGACGCCTTCGCCGCATACCTCAAGCTGCGCGAGACCAATCCCTCCCCGTACATGTTCTACTTACGAGGCATGGACAAGCACGGCAAGCCGTACCAACTCTTCGGTGCCTCGCCGGAGTCCAACCTAAAGTTCTCGCACACCGATAGGGAAGTGCAGCTGTACCCGATCGCGGGCACCCGCCCCCGCGGATTGGCCGCAGACGGATCCATCGACCACGAGCTGGATACCCGCATGGAGCTGCAGCTGCGTACGGATGCAAAAGAGGTCGCGGAGCACACCATGCTGGTGGACCTGGCGCGCAACGATGTCGCCCGCGTGGCCACCCCGGGCACCCGCAAGGTGGTGGACCTGCTGCAGGTGGACCGGTACTCCCGCGTCATGCACCTGGTCTCGCGGGTCACGGCCGAGCTTGCAGAGGACCTGGACGCGCTCGACGCCTACCGGGCGTGCATGAACATGGGCACGCTCACTGGTGCACCGAAGCTGCGCGCCACTGAGCTGCTGCGCGAGCTGGAGGGCACGCGCCGCGGCTCCTACGGCGGCGCAGTCGGCTACCTGCAGGGCAACGGCGATATGGATAACTGCATTGTCATCCGCTCCGCCTTCGTCTCCGGCACCACGGCGGTGGTGCAGGCAGGTGCCGGGGTGGTGCGCGATTCCAACCCGCAATCGGAGGCCGACGAAACGCTGCACAAGGCCTACGCGGTGCTCAACGCGATCGCGCTCGCGGCCAACGCTGAATTGGAGGTGGAGAAGTGA
- a CDS encoding SdpI family protein encodes MSPFATMTTLNVVLGVLFIIGALLFLVPGALATAGKLPGNNIIGLRLPEVRKNESTWVTAHRVVGPFALLAGVAMAIGAAFAFIAQGWVWIAPAVALIAAIAAFAVGGNYGTNAAKLADAALNQPDEPAEPEPAPEVNLDALRRAAGKADGEA; translated from the coding sequence ATGTCCCCGTTTGCAACTATGACCACGCTGAACGTGGTGCTCGGCGTCCTGTTCATCATTGGCGCGCTCCTCTTCCTCGTCCCCGGTGCGCTCGCCACCGCAGGCAAGCTCCCCGGCAATAACATCATCGGCCTGCGCCTGCCGGAGGTGCGCAAGAACGAGAGCACGTGGGTCACCGCTCACCGCGTGGTCGGCCCCTTCGCGTTGCTCGCCGGCGTGGCAATGGCGATCGGTGCCGCTTTCGCCTTCATCGCGCAGGGTTGGGTGTGGATCGCGCCCGCCGTTGCGTTGATCGCAGCCATCGCCGCCTTCGCCGTCGGCGGTAACTACGGCACCAACGCCGCCAAGCTTGCCGACGCCGCGTTGAACCAGCCCGACGAGCCCGCCGAACCCGAGCCCGCCCCGGAGGTCAACCTCGATGCGCTGCGCCGCGCCGCCGGCAAGGCGGACGGGGAGGCGTAA
- a CDS encoding glutamine amidotransferase-related protein produces MIVLLDNQDSFVYNLVDALAEYDSTVFRNTVSADTVLAAEPDLIVLSPGPGYPTEAGCMAELIERAQGKIPMLGICLGYQALVEHFGGAVRPCGPVHGASISMELTAAGQDSPLFTGMTVDDIPGQPGKLVPVARYHSLGATEVPAGMHALAFTDTDIGDVVMAAATDDGMSIGLQFHPESILTPAGPTMLRRSVDMLMKKGTK; encoded by the coding sequence GTGATTGTTCTTCTAGATAACCAGGATTCCTTCGTGTACAACCTGGTCGACGCGCTCGCTGAGTACGACTCAACGGTCTTCCGCAATACCGTGAGCGCGGACACTGTGCTCGCTGCTGAGCCGGACTTAATAGTGCTCTCGCCGGGCCCCGGTTATCCCACCGAGGCCGGCTGTATGGCCGAGCTCATCGAGCGTGCGCAAGGCAAGATCCCCATGCTCGGCATCTGCCTGGGATACCAGGCGCTGGTGGAGCACTTCGGGGGAGCGGTGCGGCCGTGTGGGCCGGTGCACGGGGCATCGATAAGCATGGAGCTCACCGCCGCCGGACAAGACTCGCCGCTGTTTACGGGCATGACCGTGGACGACATCCCCGGCCAGCCCGGCAAGCTCGTGCCGGTTGCGCGCTACCACTCGCTCGGCGCGACCGAGGTGCCCGCCGGGATGCACGCGCTGGCGTTCACGGACACCGATATTGGCGACGTGGTCATGGCCGCGGCTACCGACGACGGCATGTCCATTGGCCTGCAGTTTCACCCAGAATCAATCCTTACCCCCGCCGGGCCGACCATGTTGCGGCGCAGCGTGGACATGTTGATGAAGAAAGGTACAAAGTAA